A single window of Ananas comosus cultivar F153 linkage group 19, ASM154086v1, whole genome shotgun sequence DNA harbors:
- the LOC109725166 gene encoding uncharacterized protein LOC109725166 translates to MVRWQGYLQFALRQIGNTMGQNREIHGFAYSTSTKCYPLPGRFGRFAHVWGASDIASRRNQGPLDQYLQHAEISTTRSLLAGEETNMVPISSPLTPLMGEAMKAEKKGVVSKPLTVQAIKKDIRQSPKKINLVAKLVRGMRVEDALLQLQVTVKRAAKTVYQVIHSARANAAHNHGLDPDKLLVDEAFVGKGIYLKRLSYHAKGRSGIMVRPKSRLTVVVRETTPEEEAKIAKLRVSNYKKLTRKERQLMPHQLIETTPRWSRKRKEAASAYE, encoded by the exons ATGGTGAGATGGCAAGGTTATCTGCAGTTTGCTCTGCGCCAGATTGGAAACACCATGGGGCAAAACCGTGAAATACACGGCTTTGCATATAGTACCAGTACAAAATGTTATCCATTACCAG GACGATTTGGACGATTTGCACATGTATGGGGAGCATCTGATATTGCTTCAAGAAGAAATCAAGGGCCATTGGATCAATATCTACAACATGCT GAAATTTCCACTACAAGGAGTTTGCTCGCTGGGGAAGAGACAAATATGGTTCCAATCTCTTCTCCTTTGACTCCCTTGATGGGAGAAGCTATGAAAGCTGAGAAAAAGGGTGTAGTTTCTAAACCTCTGACGGTTCAAGCTATTAAGAAGGATATCAGACAG AGCCCTAAGAAGATCAATCTGGTGGCCAAACTAGTTCGCGGGATGCGTGTTGAAGATGCCCTGTTGCAGCTGCAAGTAACAGTGAAAAGAGCCGCAAAGACTGTCTATCAG GTGATCCATTCAGCCCGTGCCAACGCAGCCCACAATCACGGTTTGGACCCCGATAAGCTCCTAGTCG ATGAAGCCTTTGTCGGCAAAGGAATTTATCTAAAGCGGCTATCGTACCATGCAAAAGGGCGGAGTGGAATCATGGTAAGACCCAAAAGCCGGCTCACTGTGGTGGTGAGGGAGACGACACCTGAAGAGGAGGCCAAAATCGCGAAACTTAGGGTTAGTAACTATAAGAAGTTGACCAGGAAGGAGAGGCAACTCATGCCGCATCAGCTTATTGAGACCACACCTCGGTGGAGTCGCAAAAGGAAGGAGGCTGCCTCGGCTTATGAATGA